The genomic interval GAAAAATGCAGCGGTTCCGGAGATTGCCGCAAAACCCACATCACCGGTGGAACGATGTGCCCCAGCTATATGGCCACCCGCAGCGAACGGGATACTACCAGAGCAAGGGCTAATATGCTCCGTCATTTTTATACCGGAACGCTTGCTTCAGAGGGAGAAAAAGTAAGTATGGAACAGGTAAAAGATGTACTTGATCTGTGTCTTTCCTGCAAAGGCTGTAAATCAGAATGCCCTTCGAGTGTAGATGTGGGAAAGATGAAAGCTGAATTTACCCAGCAGTATTATGATACACATGGTATCCCGTTACGCTCACGGCTCATCAGTGATTTTACCAAACAAATGAAACTGGCTTCGCTGGCTCCCTGGGGATATAATCTGATTTTTGGAACAGCTTCTCTGAGGCAATTGGCAAATAATATGGTGGGATTCCATCCGAAGCGGACCATGCCAAAATTATATACTACTACTTTACGAGAATGGTGGAAAAAGCAAAAGGCCAATAAGAGTAACCAGACTTCCAACGGCATAGTTTATTTGTTCTGTGATGAATTCACTAATTATAATGATGTGGAAATCGGCCAGAAACTGATCTTATTACTGCAAAGACTCGGCTATCAGGTAGAAATTCCGCAGCATCTGGAAAGTGCCCGGACTTATCTGTCTAAAGGCCTGGTGAAAAAGGCAAAGGAAATTGCCATACAAAATGTAGAAGTGCTTTCAAAAATAGTAACCAGCAATGCTCCTATTATCGGCATTGAGCCCTCTGCTATTCTCACTCTGCGGGATGAATACCTTGATCTGGTACCCAATGAGCTTAAAAAGGCTGCAGTTCATCTGGCAAGTTGTACCTGGTTATTTGACGAATGGTTTGCCAATGAGATTGATAAAGGAAATATCCGGAAAGAAGCCTTTACTACAGAAAAAAAGCTAATTAAACTGCATGGTCATTGCCACCAGAAAGCCCTTTCTTCACTTACATTCACTAAAAAAGCATTGTCGTTGCCAGCAAACTACGAATTACATCTGATTCCATCTGGGTGTTGTGGCATGGCTGGCTCATTTGGGTATGAAAAGGAACACTACGATGTTTCCATGCAGATTGGAGAACTGGTATTATTTCCAACCGTCCGTAAGCAGCCAGAAGATGTAATTATTGCTGCTCCTGGCACCAGTTGCCGCCACCAGATTAAGGATGGCACTGGCCGTATCGCCTTGCATCCGGCAGAAATCCTATATAATGCCTTATTGTAGCAAAACCGCTTCTAGCCCTTCCTGAACATGAAAACCATTTGCCAGTTCTTGCTCTTACTACTCTTCCTGCTATCCTGTACGCTTTCACTTAACGCACAAACCCTGCCGCAGTCAACATTTACCAGTTTACCCTCTCATCCCAGGATTTTACTTCTGGCAGGTGAAGAAAAGAGCATTCAGGCAAGTATAGAAGCAGACCAGAGCTGGAAAAAAGTGCATCAGGCTATTCTGGATGAATGCGAAAAGATCATAGCAACAGAACCGGTACAGAGAATCCAGATCGGCAGGCGCTTGCTGGATAAGTCCAGGGAATGTTTGAGAAGGGTATTTTATTTGTCATATGCCTACAGGTTGAATAAACAAGCGAAATACCTGAAGCGGGCAGAAAAAGAATTACTGGCGGTATCGGCATTCAGCGACTGGAATCCCTCCCACTTTCTGGATGTAGCCGAAATGACCATGGCCGTAGCAATTGGTTACGACTGGATGTATGATGCCTTGCCGGAAGAATCGAGAAACAAAATCAAAGAAGCCATCCTCAAAAAGGGCATTGAACCTTCCCTGGATACCCAATACAATAGCTGGCTAAAGGCTACCCATAACTGGAATCAGGTGTGTAATGCCGGTATCACCTACGGCGCTTTAGCTATTTTTGAAGACCAACCGCAGCTGGCGCAGCAAATCATTACCCGGAGTATTGAGAGCATAGTATTGCCCTTAAAAGACTATGAACCCGATGGTGCTTATCCGGAGGGATATAGTTACTGGGGCTATGGCACGAGTTTCCAGGTGCTATTTAACAGCGCTATCGAAAAACTTTTCGGGAATATTGCTAGTGTGGGCAACCAGCCGGGCTTTATGAAAACGGCTGCTTACCTGCTGCACATGACAGGCCCGACCGGAAGCAGTTTTAATTACTCAGATGCTGGTACTGAAACTGGCCTGCAGCCGGCTATGTTCTGGTTTGCCCAGAAATTAAAACAACCTTCCTTGTTGTGGGCAGAAAAAGAGCAATTAGTAAATAGCCGGGAGAATATCCGCACCAATAACCGACTGCTTCCAGCCATGATACTATGGGGTCATGATGTCCGCTTAAATAAAATTTCAGCACCAACAAATAAACTGTGGGTAGGACAAGGCAAAAACCCGGTTGCCCTTATGCGTACCTCCTGGACTGATCCCAATGCCATTTATGTAGGGTTCAAAGCTGGTTCTCCTTCCGTAAATCACGGGCATATGGATGTAGGTTCGTTTGTAATGGATGCCGTTGGCGAAAGATGGGCCATGGATTTTGGGTTACAAAATTATGAATCACTAGAATCGAAAGGTATTAGCATCTGGGGCAGAGAGCAGGGAGCACAACGATGGGAAGTATTCCGGTATAATAATTTTTCACATAATACATTAACAGTAAACTATTCTCTGCAACTGGTGGATGGTTACGCCACCATTACAACTTCCTCCGATAAATCATCTGCACTCTATGCCATAACAGACCTGACGAGCCTGTATAATAACCAGCTTAACAGCGCCAAAAGAGGTATTTCCATTATTGATCAGCAATATATAGTGGTGCGGGATGAAATTGAAACAGCTGATTCCTCCTGCTTCGTCCGATGGACTATGCTCACTTCGGCAAATGCCAGAATAAGCGGAAAAGATGCAATAGAACTCAGTAAAAATGGGAAAAAGCTGCTTTTGAAAGTGCAAAGTCCGGCCAAGGTTATCTTAAAAACCTGGCCTACCGATCCGCCAAAACCCTATGATGCCCCTAATCCTGGTACTATGCTGGTGGGTTTTGAAGTAGAAATTCCAAAAAACTCCAGAGAAGCGTTTACAGTATTGCTTATTCCGCAAAATAATACCAAAAAAATATCGAGAGAAACTTTGCCTTTAGAAAACTGGCGTAAAGCAGTAGTTAAATAATAAGTAGCAAACTGACCAATACTACTAGAAGAGCCATACTTTTCGCAAGGCTACAAATTTGCAGAAATCACATAAAATAATTTATTCTATTTTCCTGAATAATTGATAAAACCTGTCTTTTCGCTCCAATATTATCAACAGCTGTTTCCGCAGGAATTTTATACGCTTGGTTAAGATAGAGTTGAACGTTGCTTAAAAGCTTATTTCCTTTATAAAAAGTCGTGGGTATATTGAATCCATGATACCGAATTTGCTCAGAAAACTGACCAGATTATTGAAATGAATGATGGAGAAATTATCCGGAAATAAAGCAAAACTGCTATTATGAGAACCGTTTATCCATTGCTGCATTTTGCCATTAAGAACAAAAAACAGATAGCAATTTTATCCTTAGCTACGGTAGCACTTATCATCCGGTTGATCTTGTTTCCTGAATTCGGATGGCAGTTTCAACTGCTGATTTTTATTACTTCTGTTATTTCAATTACCATCATCTGGCATGCTCTTGAATATATTGATACTGTATTAAATCACCGCATACCCTATGAACAAGGGGTTTTCCGCAGGATCATCATCCAGGTAGCTATCGGCCTGGTGTTTTTGTACCTCTATATGTCTATGATCTTTTTGTTGTCAACCTATGTACTTCAACTAAGAATAGATAAAATTCCCAGGCTACTTGGGTATGTGATTGCAACACTGATTATTTTAACTATAAATGGCGGCTCAATTGGCGCTTATTTTTTTAAAGAATGGAAAAAAGCCATCTTGAAATCAGAGAGGCTGCAACGGGAAAGAACAATGGTACAATTTGAAAACCTAAAAAATCAGCTTAATCCCCATTTTCTGTTCAACAGCCTTACCTCCCTGAATAGCCTTATCTTCGAAAACCAGCAACTGGCATCGCAATTTTTACAACAGCTTTCTAAAGTATACCGCTATGTATTGCTGCATAAAGAAAAAGAACTGGTAAACCTGGAGACTGAAATCAGGTTCATTGAAAACTATGTCTTCCTGCTCGAAACCCGTTTCTACGGCAGTCTGCACGTACAAATTGATATTCCAGCCGAAAGCAGGCCTAAACAAATCGTACCAGTTACTTTACAGATACTGATCGAAAATGCCATTAAACACAATATCGTAAATGAGGCGTATCCGCTTACGATTCGCATCTATACCCATGCCGGTTACCTGTGTGTGGAGAATAATCTGCAAAAGAAAAGTATTATTGAAAACTCGAATAAAATGGGCCTGGAAAATATGAAAGCCCTGTATAGTTTTTTATCTGATCAGCCCATGCAAATCAGCGAAGATAGCAATACATTCACCGTGAAAAT from Rhodocytophaga rosea carries:
- a CDS encoding DUF4962 domain-containing protein produces the protein MKTICQFLLLLLFLLSCTLSLNAQTLPQSTFTSLPSHPRILLLAGEEKSIQASIEADQSWKKVHQAILDECEKIIATEPVQRIQIGRRLLDKSRECLRRVFYLSYAYRLNKQAKYLKRAEKELLAVSAFSDWNPSHFLDVAEMTMAVAIGYDWMYDALPEESRNKIKEAILKKGIEPSLDTQYNSWLKATHNWNQVCNAGITYGALAIFEDQPQLAQQIITRSIESIVLPLKDYEPDGAYPEGYSYWGYGTSFQVLFNSAIEKLFGNIASVGNQPGFMKTAAYLLHMTGPTGSSFNYSDAGTETGLQPAMFWFAQKLKQPSLLWAEKEQLVNSRENIRTNNRLLPAMILWGHDVRLNKISAPTNKLWVGQGKNPVALMRTSWTDPNAIYVGFKAGSPSVNHGHMDVGSFVMDAVGERWAMDFGLQNYESLESKGISIWGREQGAQRWEVFRYNNFSHNTLTVNYSLQLVDGYATITTSSDKSSALYAITDLTSLYNNQLNSAKRGISIIDQQYIVVRDEIETADSSCFVRWTMLTSANARISGKDAIELSKNGKKLLLKVQSPAKVILKTWPTDPPKPYDAPNPGTMLVGFEVEIPKNSREAFTVLLIPQNNTKKISRETLPLENWRKAVVK
- a CDS encoding sensor histidine kinase, with the protein product MRTVYPLLHFAIKNKKQIAILSLATVALIIRLILFPEFGWQFQLLIFITSVISITIIWHALEYIDTVLNHRIPYEQGVFRRIIIQVAIGLVFLYLYMSMIFLLSTYVLQLRIDKIPRLLGYVIATLIILTINGGSIGAYFFKEWKKAILKSERLQRERTMVQFENLKNQLNPHFLFNSLTSLNSLIFENQQLASQFLQQLSKVYRYVLLHKEKELVNLETEIRFIENYVFLLETRFYGSLHVQIDIPAESRPKQIVPVTLQILIENAIKHNIVNEAYPLTIRIYTHAGYLCVENNLQKKSIIENSNKMGLENMKALYSFLSDQPMQISEDSNTFTVKIPLL